In one Nicotiana tomentosiformis chromosome 6, ASM39032v3, whole genome shotgun sequence genomic region, the following are encoded:
- the LOC138893616 gene encoding uncharacterized protein, with product MAFTREKLYTVPIWVKLLVLDFKYWSHKGLSKIGSLIGRPLMVDKHTEQKRGLSFARLLIQVKMDTKLLDKVAFKNEKGVLMEQRVQYDWKPTLCKCCKKYELGEQSCRAKKMAQQTIPEKQNEDGTKYKEHREVPNANTSNVSLVSKADQAITCQVKHVSLQTTFFVTVVYAFNTREERRSLWTYLEGIIQGVNMPWLVIGDLNSVLKVKDRVGGNPISMEEIMDFHNCVEACGPLELLCTGNRYTWSDRHGDNKILFKIDWVFINDEWLNSMPDFKGQHLPE from the exons ATGGCGTTTACCAGAGAGAAATTATACACAGTGCCAATCTGGGTTAAGCTTCTAGTATTAGATTTCAAATACTGGAGTCATAAGGGGCTTAGTAAAATTGGTAGTCTAATTGGCAGGCCACTAATGGTGGATAAGCATACAGAACAGAAAAGAGGTTTGAGTTTTGCTAGATTACTCATACAAGTGAAAATGGATACAAAGCTACTTGATAAAGTAGCTTTTAAGAATGAGAAAGGGGTATTAATGGAGCAGAGAGTACAATATGATTGGAAGCCCACACTGTGCAAATGTTGTAAGAAGTATGAACTTGGTGAACAGTCTTGTAGGGCAAAAAAGATGGCTCAACAAACTATTCCTGAGAAGCAAAATGAAGATGGAACAAAATATAAGGAACACCGTGAAGTTCCTAATGCAAACACAAGTAATG TGAGCCTTGTGAGTAAAGCTGATCAGGCAATTACATGCCAAGTGAAACATGTTAGTTTGCAAACAACATTTTTCGTAACTGTTGTATATGCATTTAACACAAGGGAGGAGAGAAGAAGCTTGTGGACCTATTTAGAAGGTATTATCCAGGGTGTCAACATGCCTTGGTTGGTTATAGGAGACTTGAATTCAGTGCTGAAAGTTAAAGATAGAGTTGGAGGTAATCCCATAAGTATGGAGGAGATAATGGACTTCCATAACTGTGTGGAGGCTTGTGGGCCTCTTGAACTGCTATGTACTGGTAATAGATACACTTGGAGTGATAGGCATGGGGataacaaaatattatttaagaTAGATTGGGTGTTTATAAATGATGAATGGCTTAACTCTATGCCTGATTTTAAGGGCCAACACCTTCCTGAATGA